In one Parageobacillus genomosp. 1 genomic region, the following are encoded:
- a CDS encoding DUF4871 domain-containing protein: MDVLHIKKIRSIYCLLGAVIVFALTSCSEEAKQPTRGIESHAEETSGAEKPPVHVDEKVIRNIDWQVSPVFSAGGYQMRGVPNKVAFIDAPFFANQNGKYMWHFWGDSIPEGKLTIVAVKEGSGAITPALTWDGKSVWTTRDLGGPNNGADAHLPSNMMLGERGKWALLVYIGDTFWDYVVVEVK; encoded by the coding sequence ATGGATGTGTTGCATATTAAGAAGATAAGGTCGATTTACTGTTTGTTGGGAGCAGTTATTGTTTTTGCTTTAACGTCGTGCAGCGAGGAAGCAAAGCAACCAACGCGGGGGATAGAATCCCATGCGGAAGAAACAAGCGGGGCAGAAAAACCACCGGTTCATGTGGACGAGAAAGTTATTCGCAATATTGACTGGCAGGTAAGCCCCGTTTTCTCAGCAGGCGGCTATCAAATGAGAGGCGTGCCTAATAAGGTCGCCTTTATCGATGCGCCATTCTTTGCCAATCAAAACGGCAAATATATGTGGCATTTCTGGGGCGATTCCATTCCGGAAGGAAAGCTGACGATCGTGGCAGTAAAAGAAGGCAGCGGCGCTATCACACCTGCATTAACATGGGACGGAAAAAGTGTTTGGACAACACGCGACCTAGGAGGCCCAAATAACGGAGCAGATGCCCATTTGCCGTCGAATATGATGCTTGGCGAACGAGGAAAATGGGCGTTGCTTGTCTACATTGGGGATACGTTTTGGGATTATGTGGTGGTGGAAGTGAAATAA
- a CDS encoding fructosamine kinase family protein, protein MKVEAILQEALHSIGDFFPIQQYRRVHGGDINDAFYVQSEKQPYFIKMRRTFPHRFFECEQTGLETIRNANAIRVPFVYGMKEAKEYGFLVLEWIEGKKTNKTAEQLGHGIARLHQCRGLAFGFAEDNYIGLLPQKNGWYDNWIDYFHECRLLPQLRLAEQKGHMPLQRRNKLEKLLSSLERWLPKDCSPSLLHGDLWGGNWLVGANGVPYLIDPAVFYGHYEFEIAFTELFGGFPSRFYEAYNELMPLSSDYHERKQLYQLFYLLVHLNLFGETYGSAVDRVLRRYVGE, encoded by the coding sequence GTGAAGGTGGAAGCGATCTTGCAAGAAGCGCTACATTCGATCGGCGATTTCTTCCCGATTCAACAATACCGCCGCGTGCACGGAGGCGATATCAATGACGCCTTCTACGTTCAAAGCGAAAAGCAGCCATATTTTATAAAAATGCGCCGCACCTTTCCACACCGTTTTTTCGAATGTGAACAGACAGGATTGGAGACCATTCGAAACGCTAACGCCATCCGCGTTCCGTTCGTTTACGGCATGAAAGAAGCGAAGGAGTACGGGTTTTTGGTTTTAGAATGGATTGAAGGAAAGAAAACTAACAAAACGGCCGAACAGCTCGGGCATGGCATCGCCCGCCTTCATCAATGCCGCGGCTTGGCATTTGGATTTGCGGAAGACAACTATATTGGACTATTACCGCAAAAAAATGGATGGTACGACAATTGGATCGATTATTTCCACGAATGCCGCCTGCTTCCGCAACTTCGGCTTGCGGAACAAAAAGGGCACATGCCTCTACAGCGGCGAAATAAGCTTGAGAAGTTGCTTTCCTCTTTGGAACGCTGGTTGCCAAAAGATTGCTCTCCGTCCTTATTGCACGGCGACCTGTGGGGCGGAAACTGGCTCGTCGGCGCAAACGGTGTTCCCTACTTGATCGATCCCGCTGTGTTTTACGGACACTATGAATTCGAAATCGCCTTTACTGAACTGTTCGGCGGGTTCCCTAGCCGCTTTTATGAAGCGTACAACGAACTCATGCCGCTTTCTTCCGATTATCATGAACGGAAACAATTATATCAGCTTTTCTATTTGCTTGTGCATTTGAACTTATTCGGGGAAACATACGGGAGTGCGGTCGATCGTGTGCTGCGAAGGTATGTCGGAGAATAA